In Streptomyces sp. NBC_00569, a single genomic region encodes these proteins:
- a CDS encoding tetratricopeptide repeat protein, with product MRDSHRAEAEGLLARAVEEEVRRSGGRTDGGVLLSRARGALDAMAETAAEEYTQFTHALDEAEAGQMSFGQRFAQERGSTPLLVTAVAAVGACVADLLLGTGAGTAVGAGAAVAVVGAATTVAKVTASHVPAASRRAGARSQPGGPEQLRLQWLTALDVRGIRPFLDQQRVLAATAGTGAKKPTPQLRRTDKSAAARRRNVLEQSFGQLPEPDGPFAGRRTQMQRIAQWVHAARASTETRPTVVVLHGAPGSGRTTLAVRAAHELRDQFRGACVVDLRGDAPEAPLSTRDALLHLLNRLGAPREQLLFRERSSQEQQVRRLSELYHQHLTGLAVTIVLDDAGDAEQVRTLIPERSDSLVLVTARKPLDLPADVPAWVHQVPVDALDAAGSEELLRESAEDASGPYDSESSDTVRELCGGLPLALRIAGSAIGPRTTRALASDLGAYGPVEPVERVLWLRYTDQSEAARRLLRRLALAGRASLGVAAAAALLSTDESEATRHLTALSRAGLIDHVRGSRYRLHDLVRSFAQARLLDEEEPAERTAAQERLIQNYAELADSVIRLVDGKMSTRAGQIGPHGFTSLDAALRWLDDESSFITATLRGAEGVDQAAVLNLLGALCDYCLLRGDLYRLGEISELTQAVDQGLLVRSVQWRTGIAARQLGELDKARTTLASVVDLYFEAHHNAGAARALCSLGITLHHQGQLKDAAAKLREALDLQITDETSGDRGWTLHALAAVERDRAHVKEALDLLTAALALHRENESVHGEAWAHFQLGQLCLRMGDVPGAERELRTALDLYSRTRDSRGEAWALTQLARARLVDGDASAAADGLRQATSRHRDNEDARGEAWTLYYLGLALEESGNLDQAVRELERSRTMFSRMRDVYGLACARHHSARVTRDQRAAQTGSLRNSGFARQLLVDARADFQRIGVAHGEGWTCLELAVVDAGNGRAAQALTLCEEAAALFASYGDRRGEDWANFLRCTLLPYASPGGSEIGTAVAQEELSQLARTTHAGRDGKLDDYVEAYQLLLERGADLEAGWQAWRLGMVPNRHARDVMGVEVSAAH from the coding sequence ATGCGAGACAGCCATCGGGCGGAAGCCGAGGGGCTGTTGGCCCGGGCCGTGGAGGAGGAAGTACGGCGTTCGGGTGGGCGCACGGACGGCGGGGTGCTGCTGTCGCGTGCGCGCGGTGCGCTCGACGCCATGGCGGAGACCGCCGCCGAGGAGTACACGCAGTTCACTCATGCCCTGGACGAGGCCGAGGCCGGGCAGATGTCGTTCGGGCAGCGCTTCGCCCAGGAGCGCGGGTCGACTCCCCTGCTGGTCACGGCCGTTGCCGCGGTCGGCGCCTGCGTGGCCGACCTGCTGCTCGGTACGGGCGCGGGGACCGCGGTCGGCGCGGGCGCGGCCGTCGCCGTGGTGGGCGCCGCCACGACCGTCGCGAAGGTGACGGCCTCCCATGTGCCCGCCGCGAGCCGCCGCGCCGGGGCGAGGAGCCAGCCCGGCGGGCCGGAACAGCTGAGACTGCAGTGGCTGACGGCGCTCGACGTGCGGGGGATCCGGCCGTTCCTCGACCAGCAGCGCGTCCTCGCCGCCACCGCGGGGACCGGCGCGAAGAAGCCGACACCGCAGCTGCGCCGCACTGACAAGAGCGCGGCGGCCAGGCGGCGCAATGTCCTGGAGCAGTCTTTCGGCCAACTCCCGGAGCCAGATGGCCCGTTCGCGGGCCGCAGGACGCAGATGCAGAGGATCGCGCAGTGGGTGCACGCTGCGCGCGCGAGCACCGAGACCCGGCCCACCGTCGTCGTGCTGCACGGCGCGCCGGGCTCGGGCCGTACGACGCTCGCGGTGCGGGCGGCGCACGAGCTGCGCGACCAGTTCCGCGGCGCGTGCGTGGTGGACCTGCGGGGCGACGCGCCCGAGGCCCCGCTGTCGACCCGGGACGCGCTGCTCCATCTGCTGAACCGGCTCGGCGCGCCGCGCGAACAGCTGCTCTTCCGGGAGCGTTCCTCGCAGGAGCAGCAGGTGCGCCGCCTGAGCGAGCTGTACCACCAGCATCTGACGGGGCTTGCGGTCACGATCGTGCTGGACGACGCGGGCGACGCGGAGCAGGTTCGCACGCTGATCCCCGAGCGGTCCGACAGCCTCGTGCTGGTGACGGCGCGCAAGCCGCTCGACCTGCCCGCGGACGTCCCGGCATGGGTGCATCAGGTGCCGGTGGACGCGCTGGACGCGGCGGGCTCGGAGGAACTCCTGCGCGAGTCCGCGGAGGACGCGTCGGGCCCCTACGACTCCGAATCGTCCGACACCGTGAGGGAATTGTGCGGCGGCCTGCCCCTGGCGCTGCGCATCGCGGGCTCCGCGATCGGGCCGCGCACCACGCGCGCGCTGGCGTCGGACCTGGGTGCGTACGGGCCCGTGGAGCCGGTCGAGCGGGTGCTGTGGCTGCGCTACACCGACCAGTCCGAGGCGGCCCGGCGGCTGCTGCGCCGGCTCGCACTCGCCGGGCGGGCCTCGCTCGGCGTGGCGGCGGCGGCCGCGCTCCTCTCGACGGACGAGTCGGAGGCCACCCGCCATCTGACGGCGCTGTCACGGGCGGGGCTGATCGACCACGTGCGGGGCAGCCGGTACCGGCTGCACGACCTCGTCCGCTCCTTCGCGCAGGCCCGCCTCCTCGACGAGGAGGAACCGGCCGAGCGGACGGCCGCGCAGGAACGCCTCATCCAGAACTACGCGGAGCTCGCGGACTCGGTGATCCGGCTCGTCGACGGCAAGATGTCCACGCGCGCCGGCCAGATCGGCCCGCACGGCTTCACCTCGCTGGACGCCGCGCTGCGCTGGCTCGACGACGAGTCCAGCTTCATCACGGCGACGCTGCGGGGCGCGGAGGGCGTCGACCAGGCGGCCGTGCTCAACCTGCTCGGCGCCCTGTGCGACTACTGCCTGCTGCGCGGCGACCTCTACCGCCTCGGTGAGATCAGCGAACTCACCCAGGCCGTCGACCAAGGGCTTCTCGTGCGCTCGGTCCAGTGGCGCACGGGTATCGCCGCGCGCCAGCTCGGCGAGCTCGACAAGGCGCGTACGACGCTGGCGTCCGTGGTGGACCTGTACTTCGAGGCGCACCACAACGCGGGCGCGGCGCGCGCCCTGTGCTCGCTGGGCATCACGCTGCACCACCAGGGCCAGCTCAAGGATGCGGCGGCGAAGCTCCGCGAGGCCCTCGACCTGCAGATCACGGACGAGACGTCGGGCGACCGGGGCTGGACGCTGCACGCGCTCGCCGCGGTGGAACGCGACCGGGCCCACGTGAAGGAGGCGCTCGACCTGCTGACGGCGGCGCTGGCCCTGCACCGCGAGAACGAGTCCGTGCACGGTGAGGCGTGGGCGCACTTCCAGCTGGGGCAGCTGTGCCTGCGGATGGGCGACGTGCCGGGCGCGGAGCGTGAGCTGCGCACCGCCCTCGACCTGTACAGCCGTACGCGCGACAGCCGGGGTGAGGCATGGGCGCTCACCCAGCTGGCGCGGGCGCGCCTGGTGGACGGCGACGCTTCGGCGGCCGCCGACGGACTGCGCCAGGCCACCTCGCGCCACCGCGACAACGAGGACGCGCGCGGCGAGGCCTGGACGCTCTACTACCTGGGCCTGGCCCTGGAGGAGAGCGGCAACCTCGACCAGGCGGTACGCGAGCTGGAGCGCTCCCGCACGATGTTCTCGCGGATGCGTGACGTGTACGGGCTCGCCTGCGCCCGCCATCACTCGGCCCGCGTCACGCGTGACCAGCGCGCCGCGCAGACCGGCTCGCTGCGCAACTCCGGCTTCGCCCGTCAGCTCCTGGTCGACGCCCGCGCCGACTTCCAGCGCATCGGCGTCGCGCACGGCGAGGGGTGGACCTGCCTGGAACTGGCGGTGGTCGACGCGGGCAACGGGCGCGCGGCCCAGGCCCTGACCCTGTGCGAGGAGGCGGCGGCGCTGTTCGCGTCGTACGGCGACCGCCGCGGCGAGGACTGGGCGAACTTCCTGCGCTGCACGCTGCTGCCGTACGCGTCACCGGGCGGCTCGGAGATCGGCACGGCCGTGGCACAGGAGGAGCTGTCCCAGCTCGCCCGCACCACCCACGCCGGCCGGGACGGCAAGCTCGACGACTACGTGGAGGCCTACCAGCTCCTCCTGGAGCGCGGCGCGGACCTCGAGGCGGGCTGGCAGGCCTGGCGCCTCGGCATGGTCCCGAATCGGCACGCCCGGGACGTGATGGGCGTGGAGGTGAGCGCGGCCCACTGA